In Erythrobacter sp. KY5, the DNA window CTTCAAGCTCGGCTTTCTCGGCGACCCAATTGATCGCGTCCTGCAATCCGCCAAACTGGTCGACCAGGCCAAGCTGGCGCGCCGTGCCGCCGTCCCAGACGCGGCCCTGCGCCATCGTATCGACCTGCTCGGTCGTGATGCCACGCGCCTCGGCGACGCGGGTCAGGAAGTCGTTATAGGTGTCGGTGACGCTCGCCTGCAGGATCGCATCGACTTCGGGTGAGAGGCCGGCGATGATATCCGGCTGGCCCGAAAGCGGGGTCGTGCGAAAGCCTTCAGCGTTGACGCCGATCTCGGCTGCCGCGTCCTCGAAGGTCGGGATGACGGCGAACACACCGATCGAGCCGGTGATGGTTTCAGGCTGCGCGAAGATGCGATCGCTTGACGTGGCGACCCAATAGCCCCCGCTTGCGGCGACATTGCCGAAGGAAACCGCGACGGGGATGTCCTTGTCGCGGAAACGCTGGACCGCGCGGCGGATTTCCTCCGAGGCTAGGACCGATCCGCCGGGCGAGTTAACCCGCACCACAAGGCCCTTGATGTCATCGGTGGCGAGCGCATCGTTGAGAAGGCCTGCGATCCGTGCACCGCCCGCTGCGCCCGGACCTGCATCGCCATCGACGATGGTCCCTGCAACAGTCACAACCGCGATCTCTCCGCTGGAATCGCCGTTGCCGATATCGGCCAGGAACGGTCGAAGGTCGCTCTTGGCATAAGTGCCCGGTTTCTTGGTCGAGGTGTCCTCGCCGACGATCTCTGCGACGCGGGTTCCGAACTCGACCGAGTCGCCCAGCTTGTCGACCAGCCCTGCCTCAAGCGCCGCCTCGGCAAGGTCGCCCGATGACGCTTCGACCCATGCCACCGGATCGCCGATCACGCGGTCGAGATCGAGTGATGGGCGGGCCTTTTTCACATTCGCCTGCCATTCCTCCCACAGCGCGCCGTAAAGCGCCTCGCGGTTTTCGCGCGCGGCGTCGGACGGACCGTTGAGGATATAGGGTTCGACCGCCGACTTGAACTCTCCCACGCGGTAGACGCGGGTGTTGATGTTCAGCTTGTCGAGCAGTTCGGCGTAATAGAGGTTCGCGCCGCCCGGGCCTGCGATGATTGCGCCGCCAAGCGGATCAGCCCACACTTCGCTGGCATGCGCGGCAAGGTGCATGTGATCATCACCATAAGCGATGGCATAGGTAAGCACCGGCTTTTCCGTCTTGCGCACCCGGTCCATGGCTTCGCCGATGGCCTGCATGTGCACCTGACCGCCGCCGACAAAGGCGGTCATGTCCATCACCACGGCCTTTATCCGATCATCGCTGGCGGCTGCGTCGAGAGCGCGGACAAGGTCGCGGGCTTGCAATTCGACCGGCGGCGCGCGGCCGCTGAGCAAGGTGGCGATCGGATCGACCGTCGCGCGCTCTTCGACAACGTATCCCGACATGTCGATATACAGGGCGCCTTCGCGGACCTGTCCGGGATTGGGAGTGGCCGACAGGATGCTGAAAAGGGCAAGGAAGAACAGCAGGAGGAACACGATGACCATCGCGTCTTTGATTCCGACGATGACTTTCCATGCCTTGCCGATGAAGCTCATTACGTTTGCATTTCCTTCTGTGCTACCGGGCCACCCGCTCCCTCCGCCCTTCCACCCGGATCATACTCCGGTGTGACAATCCGGGTGGAAGGGCGGAGGGAGCGGGTGGCCTGGTGTGTTCATCAGATAAGCTCGATGGACGCAAAGTTCCATGGGGAACCGCATGCGTGATGGGTTGAGCGTTCGATAGCACTCGACTAAGGGCGTGGCTTTGATGGACAACATGCCAACTTCGAGCGCAGCTGACCGCTTTCCCGCGGGTCGGCTTGCCTTTCCGCATCGCGATCTCACCGGCATCGGCCAGCTTGAACGGCACGAGATCCTCTACCTTCTCGATCAGGCAGCGCAGTGGGTGGAATTGAACCGCCAGCGCACCAAGCACACCGAGCTGCTCTCCGGCCTTACGATCATCAACGCCTTCTTCGAGAACTCGACCCGCACGCTGCTGTCTTTCGAGATCGCGGGCAAGCGGCTGGGTGCGGACGTGGTGAACATGCACGCCGCGCAGTCGAGCGTTAAGAAGGGCGAGACCCTGATCGATACGGCGATCACGCTCAATGCCATGCGCGCCGATGCCATCGTGATCCGCCACGGGTCGAGCGGCGCGACGCAGCTGATCGCGGACAAGGTCGATTGCCCGGTCTTGAACGCAGGCGATGGACAGCACGAACACCCGACGCAAGGCCTTCTCGACGCGTTGGCTTTGCGCGAAGCTCTGGCGCAGCAGGGGCGGGGCAGCCGCGATGCGCTCGCTGACTTTACCGGGCTTATTATCACGATCTGCGGCGATATCCTGCACAGCCGCGTCGCACGCTCCAACATCCTGTGCCTTCAGGCGATGGGGGCAAGTGTGCGCCTGTGTTCTCCCCCTGCGCTGATGCCGCGAGGGGTTGAGGCGATGGGCGCGCAGCCCTTCCACGA includes these proteins:
- a CDS encoding aspartate carbamoyltransferase catalytic subunit, producing the protein MDNMPTSSAADRFPAGRLAFPHRDLTGIGQLERHEILYLLDQAAQWVELNRQRTKHTELLSGLTIINAFFENSTRTLLSFEIAGKRLGADVVNMHAAQSSVKKGETLIDTAITLNAMRADAIVIRHGSSGATQLIADKVDCPVLNAGDGQHEHPTQGLLDALALREALAQQGRGSRDALADFTGLIITICGDILHSRVARSNILCLQAMGASVRLCSPPALMPRGVEAMGAQPFHDFDAALDGSDVVMMLRLQSERMAGQFIPSAREYHHLYGLTRERLKRAAPDALVMHPGPMNRGVEIDSDVADMLDRSIITSQVEMGVAIRMACLDVLTRSARGVEGWS
- the sppA gene encoding signal peptide peptidase SppA, which gives rise to MSFIGKAWKVIVGIKDAMVIVFLLLFFLALFSILSATPNPGQVREGALYIDMSGYVVEERATVDPIATLLSGRAPPVELQARDLVRALDAAASDDRIKAVVMDMTAFVGGGQVHMQAIGEAMDRVRKTEKPVLTYAIAYGDDHMHLAAHASEVWADPLGGAIIAGPGGANLYYAELLDKLNINTRVYRVGEFKSAVEPYILNGPSDAARENREALYGALWEEWQANVKKARPSLDLDRVIGDPVAWVEASSGDLAEAALEAGLVDKLGDSVEFGTRVAEIVGEDTSTKKPGTYAKSDLRPFLADIGNGDSSGEIAVVTVAGTIVDGDAGPGAAGGARIAGLLNDALATDDIKGLVVRVNSPGGSVLASEEIRRAVQRFRDKDIPVAVSFGNVAASGGYWVATSSDRIFAQPETITGSIGVFAVIPTFEDAAAEIGVNAEGFRTTPLSGQPDIIAGLSPEVDAILQASVTDTYNDFLTRVAEARGITTEQVDTMAQGRVWDGGTARQLGLVDQFGGLQDAINWVAEKAELEEGSWNARFLGSQEASYDSLIRQLMTDTSAPAALTGSGDLFSLAAHQREALLGQITRDAQLLAGTRGVQAYCLECPGEARPISPREQGGLMELVATWLGR